GCCCTGATACCGACTGAAACAGCCGCGACCTCATGATAAACCAACTATCTCTCCCACAGCCGCATCCTGTCAGCCCGTTCCGCGGACGAGTTCTACAGCTGCATGGGCGGCGGCGCCGGTGCCGTGTGGGAGGCCGGCGAGGCTCTGGTGGCCAGGGTGGTGGCTTTCGGCTCCGTCCCCGAGCTCCCGAGGCTGCGCAGTCTCCATAGATACAGGGTTACACCGCCCGCCCCGCCAGCTGTTCCGGTGTGTCAACCGCCTCTACATTCTGCGGTAATTCTCCTTCTTTAATGACTCTAAATACTTAAGTGACCGATTACATTCTAAAAGAACCCTTTTTACACTACGTTTCTCTGATTCtcttatcacaaaaaaataaatagtctAGCTAACTAGTTTTTACAGAAACGAATGCCTACTGACTTTCTTGCactgtgaaatttataatataggtaagtacGTACTTAATTATGCAGATGCAGTCGATGACGAAGAGAGGGTTGCGCCTGTTTTATTCAGAAGACGAGGGTGACTCAAGCGATGACGGGAATAGAATGGCGTTAGCAACGGTAATACTCGTTTTTATTATTCACAAAGTAAAATATCCATAATATTTCGTAATTCATCTGAATTTGAATAGGAAATTTACTTGTAAATGGTTTGTAGGTTATTCCAAAACGAGACGACCGTTTGGGTGCTGGCGATAGACTGTCTTTGGATATCGGTGCTCTTAAAAGGCAGTACGCGAGGTTGAGGGAGCGGCAGCGACAAGCGCATGTCATTCTAGCAGCGGCTTGCGCCAGACATGCGGCAGGTAACAATTCGATCATACAAAACATCTAaaccttatattatattttgctTGAAATGTTTTGGTTacgttttttattgtttatttacagTTGGAGTACCGACTTCCCCAACGTCGCTTACAGTCAATAATCTTCTATTGGGGAAAAGTGCAATTGTAAGCTCGCGGGGCAGAAGACTCGGCCCGCCACCCGGCGCCGTGCCCCCCTCGCGACAAGCGCTCGCCTCGAGGGAAAAGACTTCCCCGCGAGCCCACTCTAACGACACCATTAGTTGGAACGAAGAAAAAAGTCGTAAATCGCTTAACCGGCGCAATTCTCTCAAATGGAAAGatattaagaaagataaaactgTAGAAAAAGGTAGAAAGGCATCTATCGATTTCGATGAGGCTGGTGATGGAATCATAGTTTCGGAACGCGAAGCAGATGAAATGGTTGCTTCATTGAGATCGCGCAGCTCTAGTGAAAGTTCATCATATTCTTCACATTCAGCATCCAGTACTGACACTAGCCTGTGTGATGAAAACGAACGCGGTAGTGATTCGGAACCGGAAATACAAGACGACaataaagtcaaagtcaaatctaCTTCAAAAGAACCAAAACATTCATCATCATTACTTTCAAAGGATACGGTTTTATCTCACTCGCCTACTTTAAAAGAACCAAAGCTATCTCCTAGTTGTTTTGAGAAAGATATAAAGTATATTCGATCTTCTAGTCATAAGGAATCGCAAATTTCTCCATGTACTCTTAAAAAAGACACATCGTTTCGTCTCTCACCTATAATAACGGATTCAAAACCTTCGCCATGTAAATTTACTAAAGACACAGAATACCTTCACTCACCCATTTCAAAAGAATCTAGAATTTCCCCCGTTAGTACtgcaaaagacaaaaaaaataccctCTCATCCATAATAAAAGAATCTAAAACTACTCCATCAATAGAACAAAATCAAACAATGACATCAGAAATGACTGTAAATGATTACCTACACTCTGCAGCAGGTGAACCATTAAGAAATTACATCGATGGTTTCGACAGCAAGCTAAGTGACAATTTGTTAGGTTGTACTGAAATGGAAAATTACAAAAGATTAAGTCCGTATAAAAGTAAATCTCCATATTCAGACCACGGTTCTGAGAAAGGGGAAGTCCTAATGAGACTGAAGTCTGAAGAATACACCAGAAGCACTCAATCAATTCGATCATCAAAGCCTCTGCCAAAGAATCTGACGGACCTCAGTCCTATCGATTTGTCTCCATGTAATTTTGAAACAGGCTTTAAATCTCCTTATACTTACGATTATGAAAGTAATTTTAAGAGACCTTCTACTTCTAAATTAGATATAAGTGCCAGGCCACCAGTTATTATTGATAGTCTGACAATGTATCCAAATTTTGTGCCTGATATAGATTTATCTGACAAAAACGTTTCTGACATCGATAGCCCGCCAAGAAGCCCCGGTGCTGAGAGTATCGTAGTGAGCGAAGATGAGCCTCCCATACCACTGAGAATTGATAAATACTTTGAGCATAGTCCTGAATTTTTTGGAGCCCGTGTTACAGATCCTAATAATTCTGAAATACCTAATCGGAGGGCTGCTAAGAGGTTATCACGGGTACCAAAGAAACCTGACTCCTTGACACTACAGAGTAACCATAATGATACAATTCTACAGAGTGAAGTAGAACGAGCGTCATCACTGCCGCAAAGTCATAGTTTTTCAAAGAAAACCAGTATCAGCCCAGATATTCATAATCAGTACAAAATGAACACTAGTGAAATTTCATATGAAGAACatagtaaaatacaaaatataaaacaagaCAGCTTAGAAAAGACTTCTGAAGTTAAAACATTCTCCCCGAAAGACTATGTTCTCAGATCTGGTCGCAAAAACAGCGAAAGAGCTCTGCAAATCATTCAAGAAAATTCGAAAATACTAAGCAGaattctaacaaaacaaaatatgtcTGATATCACAACCAAAACACATGAAACAAAAAGTTCGGAAAACCTGGTCGATGTTATCAAACCCGCTGGCTCTGAAATTAGTACCGTAGAATCCAATTTTACTGATTGCTCCTTTCTAAAGGAGTCCACGTCGGATTCTTTGATTGTTcat
This portion of the Cydia pomonella isolate Wapato2018A chromosome 7, ilCydPomo1, whole genome shotgun sequence genome encodes:
- the LOC133520028 gene encoding uncharacterized protein LOC133520028 isoform X1, giving the protein MSAILNSLRNLAASSRAGAAGDTGARFGLTPSGNEGPGEGGYAEWLHAMRLVARLPAGVPTHFRKKLWITLADRHLTARGIDWPVAERACFRGTAQPDDTELGAQIIKDLHRTGCSLFCGTEGRENQAMLRRVLLAYARWNKDVGYCQGFNMLAAIILEVMDKSESESLKVMIYLVEAVLPEGYFADDLRGLSADMAAFRDLLRLRLPRLANHMDHLQRISDGGGVEPPLPDVFTMQWFLTLYATWLPRESLLRIWDLILLDGNEILLLTALAIWDMLQDRILSARSADEFYSCMGGGAGAVWEAGEALVARVVAFGSVPELPRLRSLHRYRVTPPAPPAVPVCQPPLHSAMQSMTKRGLRLFYSEDEGDSSDDGNRMALATVIPKRDDRLGAGDRLSLDIGALKRQYARLRERQRQAHVILAAACARHAAVGVPTSPTSLTVNNLLLGKSAIVSSRGRRLGPPPGAVPPSRQALASREKTSPRAHSNDTISWNEEKSRKSLNRRNSLKWKDIKKDKTVEKGRKASIDFDEAGDGIIVSEREADEMVASLRSRSSSESSSYSSHSASSTDTSLCDENERGSDSEPEIQDDNKVKVKSTSKEPKHSSSLLSKDTVLSHSPTLKEPKLSPSCFEKDIKYIRSSSHKESQISPCTLKKDTSFRLSPIITDSKPSPCKFTKDTEYLHSPISKESRISPVSTAKDKKNTLSSIIKESKTTPSIEQNQTMTSEMTVNDYLHSAAGEPLRNYIDGFDSKLSDNLLGCTEMENYKRLSPYKSKSPYSDHGSEKGEVLMRLKSEEYTRSTQSIRSSKPLPKNLTDLSPIDLSPCNFETGFKSPYTYDYESNFKRPSTSKLDISARPPVIIDSLTMYPNFVPDIDLSDKNVSDIDSPPRSPGAESIVVSEDEPPIPLRIDKYFEHSPEFFGARVTDPNNSEIPNRRAAKRLSRVPKKPDSLTLQSNHNDTILQSEVERASSLPQSHSFSKKTSISPDIHNQYKMNTSEISYEEHSKIQNIKQDSLEKTSEVKTFSPKDYVLRSGRKNSERALQIIQENSKILSRILTKQNMSDITTKTHETKSSENLVDVIKPAGSEISTVESNFTDCSFLKESTSDSLIVHRKKNVDSGANEKNDFVRIRPISIDDPFSLEIREGIARNPEFSTMKCIKSPSSECLGNKTDHYGWENKGFLAKCDFKNLLNKPVKYEFDYANTMKTPEPTARPDVSSNEPIRSSISEWAQNSGPGESKASVTLPSSSEVKDTSTYERRFMSDDYNYPLSTKYNDFVLSKASDICSKTVGQGPKICDSLIKTDNSQVSEFANVVTSSISFTYEPSADDDSPCGAKSNSSDTLCQITSLDQVSTPISPKIFPNRETPTNPKEYFEKSDKFKLESDDTCSAITSLIETDTLSSLSYPRSPSTGSYHPFPTRPAMRMPKELGVRLGMYPKDTVNSPPK
- the LOC133520028 gene encoding uncharacterized protein LOC133520028 isoform X2, whose product is MRTISVQQPINLKVVKIELDFTPFDTEPQKKEKPKKIIVPKINYGRRPSVVPPPPITNYVQQKRDVRELVQDLLDDLYADQRDWGTSSAFDYCHASTSAASLASSQSICNDHDDSFERSYLEGLDGEDLQKQAIEWEVRLRVAGERLARCVRVRDRLRRQQKRLCAAFTVLLRHITGDTGARFGLTPSGNEGPGEGGYAEWLHAMRLVARLPAGVPTHFRKKLWITLADRHLTARGIDWPVAERACFRGTAQPDDTELGAQIIKDLHRTGCSLFCGTEGRENQAMLRRVLLAYARWNKDVGYCQGFNMLAAIILEVMDKSESESLKVMIYLVEAVLPEGYFADDLRGLSADMAAFRDLLRLRLPRLANHMDHLQRISDGGGVEPPLPDVFTMQWFLTLYATWLPRESLLRIWDLILLDGNEILLLTALAIWDMLQDRILSARSADEFYSCMGGGAGAVWEAGEALVARVVAFGSVPELPRLRSLHRYRVTPPAPPAVPVCQPPLHSAMQSMTKRGLRLFYSEDEGDSSDDGNRMALATVIPKRDDRLGAGDRLSLDIGALKRQYARLRERQRQAHVILAAACARHAAVGVPTSPTSLTVNNLLLGKSAIVSSRGRRLGPPPGAVPPSRQALASREKTSPRAHSNDTISWNEEKSRKSLNRRNSLKWKDIKKDKTVEKGRKASIDFDEAGDGIIVSEREADEMVASLRSRSSSESSSYSSHSASSTDTSLCDENERGSDSEPEIQDDNKVKVKSTSKEPKHSSSLLSKDTVLSHSPTLKEPKLSPSCFEKDIKYIRSSSHKESQISPCTLKKDTSFRLSPIITDSKPSPCKFTKDTEYLHSPISKESRISPVSTAKDKKNTLSSIIKESKTTPSIEQNQTMTSEMTVNDYLHSAAGEPLRNYIDGFDSKLSDNLLGCTEMENYKRLSPYKSKSPYSDHGSEKGEVLMRLKSEEYTRSTQSIRSSKPLPKNLTDLSPIDLSPCNFETGFKSPYTYDYESNFKRPSTSKLDISARPPVIIDSLTMYPNFVPDIDLSDKNVSDIDSPPRSPGAESIVVSEDEPPIPLRIDKYFEHSPEFFGARVTDPNNSEIPNRRAAKRLSRVPKKPDSLTLQSNHNDTILQSEVERASSLPQSHSFSKKTSISPDIHNQYKMNTSEISYEEHSKIQNIKQDSLEKTSEVKTFSPKDYVLRSGRKNSERALQIIQENSKILSRILTKQNMSDITTKTHETKSSENLVDVIKPAGSEISTVESNFTDCSFLKESTSDSLIVHRKKNVDSGANEKNDFVRIRPISIDDPFSLEIREGIARNPEFSTMKCIKSPSSECLGNKTDHYGWENKGFLAKCDFKNLLNKPVKYEFDYANTMKTPEPTARPDVSSNEPIRSSISEWAQNSGPGESKASVTLPSSSEVKDTSTYERRFMSDDYNYPLSTKYNDFVLSKASDICSKTVGQGPKICDSLIKTDNSQVSEFANVVTSSISFTYEPSADDDSPCGAKSNSSDTLCQITSLDQVSTPISPKIFPNRETPTNPKEYFEKSDKFKLESDDTCSAITSLIETDTLSSLSYPRSPSTGSYHPFPTRPAMRMPKELGVRLGMYPKDTVNSPPK